TCGACGTCTTCGAGTCGGTTCAGCGCGTAGCGGACGGTCCGCGGGGGCAGCAGCGTCTCCTCGGCGAGCTGGCTCTGGGTCAACGCGTCGTTGTACTCCAGGGTCTTGGCCACCAGTTTCGCGCTCGGCGGCAGGTCGCGAACGGCGTCCCAGCCCTCTTCGGCCGCCGATTCCGCCTCTGCAGTTTCGGACGTGCTCATGCTGTCTTCCGCTTCTGGATACAGCCTAATAATATTTCCCGTTTCGAATAATTACCTCTGTGAATCTATCGGCAAGAACCGCGGCCGCGGTCAGCGGGACGGGATCTCGGTTGTTTCGAGGTAACGTACCACATAATTTTCCCAGAGAATCGGCCGACAGCGTCGGAGACGAGTGAGACATCTCGGATCGGCAAGTGACCCGACCGACCCGAAACCTCTTATTATCCCATCCGCTAGCAGGGGTGTAATGACCGACACCGTGGACGAGGTGGACCTGCCGTACGACGACGACGCGTCCCAACAGGACAAAATCGAGGCGCTGGAGGAGCGCCTGGAGGTGCTCGAGTCGCAGAACGAGGAGATGCGGGACAAGCTGCTGGACGCCAACGCGGAGAACAACAAGTACCAGCAGAAACTCGAACGGCTCACCCACGAGAACAAGAAGCTCAAGCAGTCGCCGCTGTTCGTCGCCACGGTGCAGGAGCTGACCGACGACGGCGTCATCATCAAACAGCACGGCAACAACCAGGAGGCCATCACCGAGGTCACCGACGAGATGCGCGACGACCTCGAACCCGATTCGCGCGTGGCCGTCAACAACTCGCTGTCAATCGTCAAGAGCCTCGAAGACGAGACGGACGTGCGCGCCCGCGTCATGGAGGTCGAGGAGTCGCCCGAGGTGACCTACCAGGACATCGGCGGTATCGAGGACCAGCTCGAAGAGGTCCGCGAGACCGTCGAGATGCCGCTGAAGAACCCCGACATGTTCGAGGAAGTCGGGATCGAACCGCCGAGCGGCGTCCTGCTGCACGGCCCGCCGGGCACCGGCAAGACGATGCTCGCCAAGGCCGTCGCCAACCAGACCGACGCGACGTTCATCAAGATGGCCGGCTCCGAACTCGTCCACAAGTTCATCGGCGAGGGCGCCAAGCTCGTCCGCGACCTCTTCGAGCTCGCCCGCCAGCACGAGCCGTCGGTCCTGTTCATCGACGAGATCGACGCCATCGCGGCCAAGCGGACCGACTCCAAAACGTCGGGCGACGCCGAGGTCCAGCGGACGATGATGCAGTTGCTCTCGGAGATGGACGGCTTCGAGGAGCGCGGCGAGATCCGCATCATCGCCGCCACCAACCGCTTCGACATGCTCGACCGGGCCATCCTCCGTCCGGGCCGCTTCGACCGCCTGATCGAGGTGCCCAAGCCGGACATCGAGGGCCGCGAGCAGATCTTCAAGATCCACACGCGCAAGATGAACCTCGACGAGGAGCTGGACTTCGCCCAGCTGGCCGACATGACCGGCGAGGCCTCCGGTGCCGACGTGAAGGCCGTCTGCACCGAGGCAGGCATGTTCGCCATCCGCGACGACCGCACCGAGGTCCGCATGCAGGACTTCCTCGACGCCTGGGACAAGATCCAGGCCGAAGACGAGGAAGAAGACATCTCGCGTACCTTCGCCTGAGCGGCGCCCACGGTCGTCGGTCACGACCGCAACCGTTTTTTCGCTTTCGCTGTCAGTTTCGGTATGCCCTCTAGACGAGACATGCTCCGCGCGACGGCCGGAGCGGCCGCGCTGTCCGCGACCGCCGGCTGTCTCGGAACGGGCCCCTCGGCCCCGGTACTCAACTGCCTGAGCGCGACCAACGACACCGCGGAGAGCCAGACCGTCCACGTGCTCGTCGAGCACGAGGGCGAACTCGCCGCCTGGGAGACGGTC
The window above is part of the Halosimplex rubrum genome. Proteins encoded here:
- a CDS encoding MarR family transcriptional regulator, producing MSTSETAEAESAAEEGWDAVRDLPPSAKLVAKTLEYNDALTQSQLAEETLLPPRTVRYALNRLEDVDVVSSRFSFADARKRIYTLEIE
- the pan1 gene encoding proteasome-activating nucleotidase Pan1; this encodes MTDTVDEVDLPYDDDASQQDKIEALEERLEVLESQNEEMRDKLLDANAENNKYQQKLERLTHENKKLKQSPLFVATVQELTDDGVIIKQHGNNQEAITEVTDEMRDDLEPDSRVAVNNSLSIVKSLEDETDVRARVMEVEESPEVTYQDIGGIEDQLEEVRETVEMPLKNPDMFEEVGIEPPSGVLLHGPPGTGKTMLAKAVANQTDATFIKMAGSELVHKFIGEGAKLVRDLFELARQHEPSVLFIDEIDAIAAKRTDSKTSGDAEVQRTMMQLLSEMDGFEERGEIRIIAATNRFDMLDRAILRPGRFDRLIEVPKPDIEGREQIFKIHTRKMNLDEELDFAQLADMTGEASGADVKAVCTEAGMFAIRDDRTEVRMQDFLDAWDKIQAEDEEEDISRTFA